In the Helianthus annuus cultivar XRQ/B chromosome 11, HanXRQr2.0-SUNRISE, whole genome shotgun sequence genome, one interval contains:
- the LOC110889751 gene encoding ras-related protein RABB1c has translation MSYAYLFKYIIIGDTGVGKSCLLLQFTDKRFQPVHDLTIGVEFGARMITIDNKPIKLQIWDTAGQESFRSITRSYYRGAAGALLVYDITRRETFNHLASWLEDARQHANANMTIMLIGNKCDLAHRRAVSTEEGEQFAKEHGLIFMEASAKTAQNVEEAFIKTAGTIYKKIQDGVFDVSNESYGIKVGYGGIPGPSGGRDGSSSQAGGCCS, from the exons GGGTCGGAAAATCATGCCTACTTCTGCAGTTCACAGATAAACGTTTTCAACCCGTTCATGATTTAACCATTGGTGTTGAATTTGGGGCCAGGATGATCACGATCGACAACAAACCAATAAAACTTCAGATCTGGGACACG GCGGGTCAAGAGTCATTCAGATCTATAACACGATCCTACTACCGAGGCGCTGCTGGTGCACTGCTGGTTTATGACATCACCAG GAGGGAAACATTTAATCACCTTGCTAGCTGGTTAGAGGATGCGAGACAGCATGCAAATGCAAACATGACTATTATGCTTATCGGTAACAAGTGTGATCTTGCACACAGAAGAGCTGTTAGCACAGAAGAAGGAGAACAGTTTGCAAAGGAACATGGTTTAATATTCATGGAAGCTTCTGCAAAAACTGCGCAGAATGTCGAGGAG GCGTTCATAAAAACAGCTGGAACAATCTATAAGAAGATTCAGGATGGGGTTTTTGATGTATCAAATGAG TCTTATGGAATCAAAGTTGGATATGGTGGCATTCCTGGGCCTTCCGGTGGAAGAGACGGGTCAAGTTCTCAAGCAGGCGGTTGTTGCAGTTAa